CGCGAACAACGACTCGTCGGGAATCAGTACGTCGTCGTCGGCGACGGGGGCATCGAAATCGTCCAAGCCGACAGCGGTGTTCCGCTCATCCACTTCGTGGAATCGCTCGATGATGGACGCTATCGGGTTCGTTCGCGTTCGCACCCGGCAAACGGGCGGTCGATGGGTGGAACCATTCTGCCGTTCATCGACGGTGTCCAGACGCATTTCCTCTCAGGTGGTGACATCCCAACGGTGACTCTCACGGCGGACGAACTGCGAGCGTACTTCGGCCTCGAAGAGGCGCCAGTCGTCTACGACGGCACCCTCCGCTGGACATCGGAAATCGATGTCGCCCGAGACTTCTCGTAACGCCCTTCCGTCCGCCGACCCTACTCCGGGCAATGACGCAGACGAGCATCGAACGTGCGTTTAATTTACACGATGGATTCGAGCAAAACGGCCCGGGAACGTACGTCGTGACGACGACACCGTTCGACGGAATCGTTCGACTAGCAGACGAAACCGTTTCGGTGACGGTTCGAACGCCGATGCTCTCGGCAGTGGTCGAGAGCGAATCGGTCGCCGACGTGGTCGAAGACGGCTGGTTCGAAACGCTCGAACTGCGACTCGAAGACGCACACACCGTCGCGTCCACGGACGACATCACGTCGCCGGTAATCGAGCGCGAGGGCGACGAAGCCGTACTCTCGCTGGATTTTTCGGGTTATCCGGACAAGGCGGCTGACGACGCGATGGCCGTCGTCGATTTCGTCGAAGGGACGTGGGTGCAAGGCATTATTCCCGGCTACGAGTACGGTGACCCTGCGGCGGGGCTGCTGTCACAGGCACGCCAGAGCCACGAATAGAAAATCGAATAAGGCAAGCGAGTGGCGAAGAAACGCGCGAAGGCGTTCCCCGGACGCCTTCGCGCGTTCATTTTCCTCACTGTTTTTGGTTCTTCTCACTCTCTTGACTGTTCAACCTTAGTCCATCGAGATGTACGTCTGTGTATCCTCGACGCCCTGAATCCCTTGAATCCCGTCGGCGGAAATCGTCTTGACCTCGGCGGGGTTTTCGACCTGCACCTTCACGATGAGGTCTACGTCCCCGGCGACGATGTGGGCGTCTTCCACGCCGTCGATGCCGAGGATTGCGTTCTTCAGTCGGTCTGCCTCTCCCGTGTTCGCTTTGACCATGATGTATGCGGCGACCATCTTAGACACCTCCTGCTTCCACGGTTGCTCGACCGCCATCTCCGACGAGAATCCTTCGCACGTCCTCTAACACGGCGAAATCGGCGAGAACTGCGATTCTATCCCCCTGTTCGAGCGAATCGTCGGGAAGCGGGATCCCCATCGTCTCGCCCTTCTTTCCGAACGCGAGGATGCGCGAGTTGGCGGGAAGTTCCAGTTCGCTGATGGAGTAGCCCCGCATGGGTGATTCTTTCGTGATGGTGAGTTCGACCACTTGCAAGTTCTGGGCGATGTCGGCAATCGCGCGGATGTTG
The window above is part of the Haladaptatus cibarius D43 genome. Proteins encoded here:
- a CDS encoding DUF5813 family protein, which encodes MTQTSIERAFNLHDGFEQNGPGTYVVTTTPFDGIVRLADETVSVTVRTPMLSAVVESESVADVVEDGWFETLELRLEDAHTVASTDDITSPVIEREGDEAVLSLDFSGYPDKAADDAMAVVDFVEGTWVQGIIPGYEYGDPAAGLLSQARQSHE
- a CDS encoding Lrp/AsnC family transcriptional regulator, which encodes MVAAYIMVKANTGEADRLKNAILGIDGVEDAHIVAGDVDLIVKVQVENPAEVKTISADGIQGIQGVEDTQTYISMD